One Thalassoglobus sp. JC818 genomic region harbors:
- a CDS encoding response regulator transcription factor: MGNELREFLDDRYAAMASETKRILIVEDEEAIANGLRFNFEAEGYDPVVLGDGPSTLAYFEENSHQVDLVVLDLMLPGMSGYEICREIRDRDQSVPIIVLSARNLSEDKMHAFDCGTDQYVTKPFALPELLSRVRNLLRRPRAQLVVKHATEIDEFQIRDVSINFKTFEVVCGDETHQLTTMELQLLRYFIEHEGDVLSRSRILRDVWEQGAEVSSRTIDNFVLRLRKYIESDPANPKHLLSVRGTGYRFVADP; encoded by the coding sequence GCCAGCGAGACGAAGAGAATCTTAATTGTTGAAGACGAAGAGGCGATCGCGAACGGGCTGCGCTTTAACTTCGAGGCTGAAGGATATGACCCGGTCGTGCTCGGGGACGGTCCGTCGACACTTGCGTATTTCGAGGAGAATTCGCATCAGGTCGACCTTGTTGTCCTCGACTTGATGTTGCCCGGAATGAGCGGATACGAAATCTGTCGGGAAATTCGGGACCGTGATCAATCGGTGCCAATTATTGTGCTCAGTGCGCGAAATCTCAGCGAAGACAAGATGCACGCGTTCGACTGTGGGACCGATCAGTACGTCACCAAACCGTTCGCATTGCCGGAATTGCTTAGCCGCGTGAGGAACCTGTTGCGCCGTCCTCGGGCGCAGTTGGTCGTGAAGCATGCAACGGAAATCGACGAGTTTCAGATTCGTGATGTGAGCATCAACTTCAAAACTTTCGAAGTGGTTTGCGGAGACGAAACCCACCAGTTGACGACGATGGAGCTTCAGCTTCTCCGATATTTTATTGAGCACGAAGGAGATGTGCTGTCGCGATCGAGGATCTTGCGGGACGTCTGGGAGCAGGGAGCGGAAGTGTCGTCGCGGACAATTGACAACTTTGTGCTTCGACTGAGGAAGTACATTGAATCTGATCCGGCAAATCCAAAGCACTTGCTCTCGGTGCGTGGAACAGGATACCGTTTTGTAGCTGACCCTTAA